In a genomic window of Dyadobacter fermentans DSM 18053:
- a CDS encoding DUF4391 domain-containing protein, whose amino-acid sequence MIGRSIPKNAFDAHATSQQKKLLIEVIERMRWINKLSFDTINLTGDEIQEIQIFSLELRKKEGIEVVLELINKAIPYHLICCATYGHELLISACQKHPNPLNTDVAVIDWMFNSPWIFEDQQHFSLNLRKSLDSVYLDICQQISGRQKETLSDLVTTERTRTELQKAIASLKAQIARCRQFNRKVELNIKLQNYEKSLETLVR is encoded by the coding sequence ATGATCGGCAGGAGCATTCCCAAAAATGCTTTTGATGCACATGCTACATCGCAACAAAAAAAGCTCTTAATTGAAGTAATCGAGAGGATGCGATGGATAAACAAGCTCAGTTTCGATACAATTAATTTAACGGGAGATGAAATTCAGGAAATACAGATTTTCAGCCTCGAACTGAGAAAGAAAGAAGGGATTGAAGTCGTCCTTGAACTCATTAATAAGGCAATTCCGTATCACTTGATTTGCTGTGCTACCTATGGACATGAATTATTGATATCAGCCTGTCAGAAGCATCCCAATCCTTTGAATACTGATGTCGCTGTGATCGACTGGATGTTCAATAGCCCGTGGATTTTCGAGGACCAGCAACATTTTTCTCTGAATTTAAGAAAGAGCCTTGATTCCGTCTACCTGGATATCTGTCAGCAAATAAGTGGAAGGCAAAAGGAGACTTTGTCTGATTTGGTAACAACTGAGAGAACAAGAACGGAGCTACAAAAGGCTATCGCGAGTTTGAAAGCCCAAATTGCTAGGTGCAGGCAGTTCAATCGAAAAGTAGAGCTCAACATCAAATTGCAGAACTACGAGAAAAGTTTAGAGACTTTGGTACGGTAA
- a CDS encoding site-specific integrase, with the protein MLENSFGLNFFLKTPSTENEDGTRAIYMRVTVNRQARDIATRRIWHPSKWNVRAGRATGNKEETKELNAYLDSLTAKVFQAKKALLDADKELTADAIKNLMLGKEESKRTILKIFREHNDQIAALVGADFAPGTLERYETSLKHTRDFIKWNYQEDDLDIKKLDYEFISQFEFWLKAKKKISHNTTMKYLANFKKIVLLCVKRGWLMRDPFFAFKFTKREVDRQALTESELKKVWEKDMGTGRLAYVKDIFLFCCYTGLAYADVYKLKRTEIIEGIDGGKWITTKRQKTDTPSRIPLLPMALEIMEKYEDHPQCENENRVLPVLSNQKMNSYLKEIADLCGVKKNITFHLARHTFATTVTLTNGVPIESVSKMLGHRNIKTTQQYAKIVDRKISDDMARLKDILSK; encoded by the coding sequence ATGTTAGAAAACAGTTTCGGGTTAAATTTCTTTTTGAAAACACCAAGTACCGAAAACGAAGATGGCACGAGAGCTATCTACATGCGCGTGACCGTGAATCGCCAAGCAAGGGACATCGCTACGAGGCGAATTTGGCACCCATCCAAATGGAATGTCAGAGCAGGTAGAGCCACAGGAAACAAAGAGGAAACCAAGGAGCTAAATGCCTACTTGGACTCGTTGACCGCCAAAGTATTCCAGGCAAAGAAAGCTTTACTTGATGCCGACAAGGAGTTGACCGCAGACGCGATCAAAAATTTGATGCTTGGCAAGGAGGAAAGCAAAAGAACTATTCTCAAAATCTTCCGGGAGCATAACGATCAAATCGCAGCCCTAGTGGGTGCCGATTTCGCTCCTGGCACGCTTGAACGTTACGAGACGTCCCTCAAACACACTCGTGACTTCATTAAATGGAATTACCAGGAGGACGATTTAGACATCAAGAAGCTGGACTACGAGTTTATTTCGCAATTCGAGTTTTGGCTTAAAGCCAAGAAAAAGATTAGTCACAATACCACTATGAAGTATTTGGCGAACTTTAAAAAAATCGTTCTGCTCTGCGTCAAGAGAGGCTGGCTTATGCGTGATCCTTTCTTTGCATTCAAGTTTACGAAACGAGAAGTTGATCGACAAGCTCTAACTGAGAGTGAGTTGAAAAAAGTTTGGGAGAAGGATATGGGTACAGGCCGTTTGGCTTATGTGAAAGACATCTTCCTATTCTGCTGTTACACTGGACTCGCATATGCTGATGTATATAAGTTAAAGCGAACGGAGATCATCGAGGGAATTGATGGCGGGAAGTGGATTACGACGAAACGACAGAAGACTGACACACCTTCCAGAATCCCTCTTCTGCCGATGGCGCTGGAAATTATGGAGAAGTATGAAGATCATCCTCAATGCGAGAATGAAAATCGTGTACTGCCTGTGCTATCTAATCAAAAGATGAATTCGTACTTGAAGGAGATTGCGGACTTATGTGGGGTTAAGAAAAATATCACTTTTCACTTGGCGCGGCACACGTTCGCTACAACGGTTACTCTGACTAATGGGGTACCGATTGAGAGTGTATCCAAGATGCTAGGGCATCGGAATATTAAGACTACTCAGCAGTATGCGAAAATTGTCGACAGGAAGATTAGCGATGATATGGCAAGGTTGAAGGATATTCTATCTAAGTAA
- a CDS encoding DEAD/DEAH box helicase — MPELLLVLKRYSVGIACQLLRNETTVSVLNIEDVRTGPRTSEKCYVLENGERIIVTSRTKLERPADVDGVIRLYDDGGKRWISHKLLDQAMERTVAVGMKSRSAAIAGTWPRSFRFAAQEYDAQGKPIGDRKGLRPPQLGALYAIGSHWTQNSSIATVVMPTGTGKTETMLSALAAFPRGPMVVAVPSKALRNQTTRKFLTFGLLRKLTLLPEEVENPIVGLLSKQPGGENDLAIFEDCNVVVSAMASLTGGKAKNLASKIANRSGVLIVDEAHHVAATSWSDLRSAFSGKYTLQFTATPFREDGKLVDGDVIYSYSLRKAQEDGYFKPIKFLPVHELHQDSADDAIAHLACKTLREDLAVGNNHLIMARCSKIDRAQEILMLYRVHGSEFSPQIIHSELQDSQERINRLITGDSRIAVCVNMLGEGFDLPPLKIAALHDPQKSLAPLLQFTGRFTRTSGEHLGDATVIANITDTNISSALERLYSEDSDWNVLLSEMSSEASRDHAQLVDFLNSSISLGEDREDAPSISHHLLRPVFSTLTYNCPAFSPKKFHEAISKDVEVTRVWLHVDSQTLYFVTRSKVRVKWSRSKDLVETDWHLFVLHFDEKRNLLYLASSDKTSNHAKLAAAVGATTIIDGEPIFKSLGNIGRLVFNNLGVSKHGRRNLSYAMYTGANVRDALTFAAAPGSRKANLSGSGWERGKHVTIGCSYKGRVWSKESGTIPQLIGWSEAVGEKLLDATITTEEIIENVLIPIEVTSLPDGEIMGIEWPFEILRQSEDRVDLSLGGKEIPIYLCDIQLSSVDRAGNSIRFELLDSQADVLGTFDLKIGGPQGFEVVRVSDEEIIFHVGSKEFIAESYFSDYPPLVRYFDLTELDGNLVLRPENPYNFELPEDSLDPWDWVGVDITRESIWKDGFERRNSVQWAAAQKFINDDFEVVIDDDGPGEAADLVCLKEEAHFIRLVLVHCKFSKSEQAGNRVGDVAEVASQAIRSAKWAGRFKELCRHITNRARRPSTGHRTFVLNGNIADVNKLLRASRFKEVRPEIVIVQPGISRTTVSGSQKMLLAAAASYIKETVGVELVVACSE, encoded by the coding sequence TTGCCCGAGTTACTGCTTGTTTTGAAACGGTATTCGGTTGGTATCGCTTGTCAACTTTTGCGTAACGAAACAACAGTCAGCGTTCTGAACATTGAGGATGTTAGAACCGGACCAAGAACTAGCGAAAAATGCTATGTTCTTGAAAATGGCGAACGGATCATTGTAACCAGTAGGACAAAGCTCGAGAGGCCTGCCGATGTTGATGGAGTCATAAGGCTGTATGATGACGGTGGAAAGAGATGGATATCTCATAAGCTATTGGACCAAGCAATGGAACGAACAGTTGCTGTTGGCATGAAGTCAAGATCTGCAGCGATAGCTGGAACCTGGCCAAGATCCTTCCGCTTTGCCGCCCAAGAATATGATGCACAGGGAAAGCCAATTGGAGATCGTAAGGGTTTGAGGCCGCCACAACTTGGGGCTTTATACGCTATTGGATCTCATTGGACTCAAAATAGTAGTATCGCCACTGTAGTTATGCCGACCGGAACTGGAAAGACCGAAACAATGCTATCAGCATTGGCGGCATTCCCGCGCGGCCCGATGGTAGTCGCTGTCCCCTCTAAGGCGTTACGGAATCAGACGACCCGAAAATTCTTAACATTCGGGTTGTTACGAAAGTTGACGTTGCTACCAGAAGAAGTTGAAAATCCCATCGTTGGCTTGTTGTCAAAGCAGCCGGGTGGCGAGAACGACTTGGCTATTTTTGAGGATTGCAATGTTGTTGTATCCGCGATGGCATCTCTTACGGGTGGTAAAGCAAAAAACCTTGCTTCGAAAATTGCTAACCGCAGTGGTGTTCTTATAGTTGATGAAGCCCATCATGTCGCGGCAACCAGCTGGAGTGACCTTCGCTCGGCGTTCTCCGGAAAATACACACTGCAGTTCACAGCGACACCATTCCGCGAAGATGGAAAACTCGTTGATGGGGACGTCATATATAGCTATTCTCTTCGAAAAGCTCAGGAGGACGGTTACTTTAAGCCGATTAAGTTTCTTCCTGTTCATGAACTCCATCAAGATTCTGCTGATGACGCGATAGCGCATCTCGCTTGTAAAACACTACGTGAAGATCTGGCTGTTGGAAATAACCACCTAATCATGGCTCGATGTTCAAAAATTGATAGAGCCCAAGAAATCCTTATGCTTTATCGAGTGCATGGATCAGAGTTCTCTCCTCAAATAATTCATTCTGAGTTGCAAGATAGTCAAGAGCGTATCAATCGCTTGATAACTGGGGACAGCCGAATAGCCGTCTGTGTAAATATGTTGGGTGAAGGATTTGATTTGCCACCATTGAAAATAGCGGCATTACACGATCCGCAGAAAAGTTTAGCCCCACTTCTTCAGTTTACTGGACGTTTTACTCGAACATCAGGGGAGCACCTTGGTGATGCAACAGTAATCGCAAATATTACAGATACGAATATATCCTCTGCGCTTGAACGACTTTATAGTGAGGACTCTGATTGGAATGTGCTACTCAGTGAAATGAGTTCCGAGGCTTCTCGGGATCATGCTCAGCTAGTCGACTTTTTAAATTCTTCTATATCGCTTGGAGAAGATCGAGAGGATGCTCCTAGTATTTCCCACCATTTGTTACGTCCAGTATTTAGCACGCTGACTTACAATTGTCCTGCATTTAGCCCGAAGAAATTTCATGAAGCAATATCCAAAGATGTTGAGGTGACACGCGTCTGGTTGCATGTGGACAGTCAGACATTGTATTTTGTTACCAGGTCGAAGGTCCGCGTCAAATGGTCTAGATCAAAAGACCTCGTGGAGACTGATTGGCATCTCTTTGTTTTACACTTCGACGAAAAGCGCAATTTACTTTATCTGGCTTCTTCAGACAAAACATCTAACCATGCGAAACTTGCTGCCGCTGTTGGAGCAACTACAATAATTGATGGAGAGCCAATTTTTAAGAGTTTGGGGAATATTGGCAGACTTGTATTTAACAATCTTGGAGTCAGTAAGCATGGTCGACGGAATCTTAGCTATGCTATGTATACTGGAGCAAATGTAAGGGATGCATTGACCTTTGCAGCAGCGCCAGGGTCAAGAAAAGCAAACTTGAGCGGGTCGGGCTGGGAAAGAGGAAAACACGTGACAATTGGTTGCTCTTATAAGGGAAGAGTTTGGTCAAAAGAATCCGGCACAATACCTCAACTTATTGGCTGGTCAGAGGCTGTCGGTGAAAAGCTTCTTGATGCAACTATCACAACAGAGGAGATAATCGAAAATGTTCTCATTCCGATTGAAGTGACTTCATTACCCGATGGGGAAATAATGGGAATTGAATGGCCATTTGAAATACTACGGCAATCGGAGGATCGAGTCGATCTTAGTTTAGGCGGCAAAGAGATACCAATTTACCTATGCGATATTCAACTTAGCTCGGTAGACCGAGCAGGTAATTCAATAAGGTTCGAGCTTCTAGACAGTCAGGCAGATGTACTAGGCACTTTTGATTTGAAAATTGGTGGCCCGCAGGGATTCGAGGTTGTTCGAGTTTCGGACGAAGAAATCATATTTCACGTAGGGTCTAAGGAATTTATAGCAGAATCTTATTTTTCTGACTACCCACCGTTGGTTAGATACTTTGACCTTACGGAGCTAGACGGAAACCTCGTACTACGTCCTGAAAATCCCTACAATTTCGAATTGCCAGAAGATAGTTTAGATCCGTGGGATTGGGTTGGGGTGGACATTACAAGGGAATCCATTTGGAAAGATGGCTTTGAAAGGAGGAATTCAGTTCAATGGGCTGCGGCCCAAAAGTTTATCAATGATGACTTCGAGGTCGTTATTGATGATGATGGTCCTGGTGAGGCTGCTGATTTAGTGTGCTTAAAGGAGGAGGCGCATTTCATACGTCTTGTGCTTGTACATTGTAAATTTTCAAAAAGCGAACAGGCGGGGAATAGGGTTGGAGACGTTGCAGAAGTAGCCTCTCAGGCAATAAGGTCAGCCAAGTGGGCAGGAAGATTTAAAGAGCTTTGTCGTCACATCACAAATAGAGCTAGACGACCGTCAACGGGCCATCGCACGTTTGTGTTGAATGGAAACATTGCTGACGTTAACAAATTATTGCGTGCGTCCCGTTTTAAGGAAGTAAGGCCAGAGATTGTGATCGTACAGCCCGGGATATCTCGAACAACTGTATCAGGCAGTCAAAAAATGCTGCTGGCAGCGGCTGCATCTTATATCAAAGAGACTGTAGGTGTTGAGCTCGTTGTCGCTTGTAGCGAATAG
- the tilS gene encoding tRNA lysidine(34) synthetase TilS: MLDSFLTFINQHTPDLKHQPTLLAVSGGIDSVVMVHLFHEQGLPAGIAHCNFGLRGEESNADEAFVRALAARCNFPVFVSDPDVKTFSKSHSISTQMAARELRYEWFEEIRRSSGYGWIATAHHSNDSLETLLLNLARGTGLPGMCGIAPVRDHLIRPLILSNRAEVRRYAEENGITWREDRSNASDDYQRNKVRHHVVPVLTDLNPSLETTFNASAERLRAANTLLDEYLGAWKSRIMRDSGGSMNIPIDEILGKSEPIYRLWYILQDFGFLYSQVRAIAVALHGKPGKQFHSPTHVLLIDRALLILKAHGEQSNEGQLLIEDTETPVEWLGMTLCFEKLPSAGALDSGPFAIAVDANRLTFPLMLRKWRPGDIFQPFGMAGRSKKVSDLLIDRKIDRFEKDRIVVLLDGNGEIIWVVGQRADERFRVGETAQEILKISIGAS, translated from the coding sequence ATGTTGGATTCGTTTTTAACTTTTATTAACCAACACACGCCGGATCTGAAACACCAGCCGACCTTGCTCGCCGTAAGCGGGGGAATCGACTCGGTGGTCATGGTGCATCTTTTTCACGAACAGGGACTTCCGGCGGGCATTGCGCATTGTAATTTCGGTTTGAGAGGGGAGGAGTCGAACGCCGACGAGGCGTTTGTGCGTGCGCTGGCGGCCCGCTGCAACTTCCCGGTTTTTGTATCGGATCCCGACGTCAAAACCTTTTCAAAATCACATTCGATCTCTACCCAGATGGCGGCGCGGGAGCTGCGTTACGAATGGTTTGAAGAAATCCGGCGTAGCTCTGGTTACGGGTGGATCGCCACCGCCCACCACAGCAACGACTCCCTCGAAACACTCCTGCTCAACCTCGCCCGCGGGACCGGGCTGCCGGGTATGTGCGGGATCGCGCCTGTGAGAGACCACCTGATTCGTCCGTTAATCCTTTCTAATCGCGCTGAAGTCCGGAGGTATGCAGAAGAAAATGGCATTACCTGGCGGGAAGATAGGAGCAATGCGTCCGACGATTACCAAAGAAACAAAGTTCGCCACCACGTAGTCCCGGTGCTCACGGACCTGAATCCATCGTTGGAAACGACATTCAATGCCTCTGCGGAACGCCTGCGGGCGGCGAATACCTTGCTGGACGAATACCTGGGAGCATGGAAGTCGCGGATTATGCGTGACAGCGGGGGCAGCATGAACATCCCGATCGACGAGATCCTGGGGAAAAGTGAACCCATTTACCGGCTATGGTACATTTTGCAGGATTTTGGCTTTTTGTATAGTCAAGTGCGCGCCATCGCAGTGGCGCTTCACGGAAAGCCCGGAAAGCAGTTCCATTCACCGACGCACGTTTTATTAATTGATAGAGCGTTGCTGATTCTCAAAGCACATGGAGAGCAGTCGAATGAGGGCCAACTCTTAATCGAGGATACTGAAACGCCTGTTGAATGGCTTGGAATGACACTATGCTTTGAAAAGCTTCCTTCGGCCGGGGCTTTGGATTCCGGTCCGTTCGCAATTGCCGTCGATGCAAACCGGCTCACATTCCCGCTCATGCTTAGGAAATGGCGGCCAGGCGACATTTTCCAGCCTTTTGGCATGGCTGGCCGTAGTAAAAAAGTAAGTGACTTGCTCATCGACCGCAAAATAGACCGCTTTGAAAAAGACCGTATTGTGGTTTTACTGGATGGAAATGGCGAGATCATCTGGGTGGTGGGCCAGCGTGCGGACGAGCGTTTCAGGGTAGGGGAGACTGCGCAGGAGATTCTGAAAATTTCAATTGGCGCATCATAA
- a CDS encoding porin family protein yields the protein MRKIFLLALLSMFGSAAFAQSFSFGPKAGINVSNYTGSDIESDARVGYHLGGILNFGIGQVFSIQPEVLFSTQGAKINNGSKQEFKTTYVSVPVMLKFRARGGFYFEFGPQASFKTGEDIPDQTIDHFAKNLDLAGAVGLGYQANFGLGIGARYIAGFSKVGDFDQNAAMNPDFKNSVIQFSLFFAIPARSK from the coding sequence ATGAGAAAAATCTTTCTGCTCGCTCTTCTTTCGATGTTCGGAAGTGCCGCATTTGCACAGTCGTTTTCCTTCGGACCTAAGGCGGGGATCAATGTAAGTAATTACACCGGCAGCGATATTGAATCAGATGCCCGCGTGGGTTACCATTTGGGCGGGATTCTCAACTTTGGGATCGGACAGGTATTTTCAATCCAGCCTGAGGTTCTCTTTTCTACCCAGGGCGCCAAAATCAACAACGGTAGCAAACAGGAGTTTAAAACCACCTACGTTTCCGTGCCGGTCATGCTGAAATTCCGTGCGAGAGGCGGGTTCTATTTTGAGTTTGGTCCGCAGGCATCGTTCAAAACCGGCGAGGATATTCCCGATCAGACCATCGATCACTTCGCCAAAAACCTGGATCTGGCCGGTGCGGTCGGACTGGGGTATCAGGCAAACTTCGGGCTGGGTATCGGAGCGCGTTATATCGCAGGTTTTTCCAAAGTAGGCGATTTTGACCAGAATGCAGCGATGAACCCGGATTTCAAGAACAGCGTGATCCAATTCAGCTTGTTCTTCGCGATCCCTGCGCGCAGCAAATAG
- a CDS encoding helicase-related protein, with protein sequence MKIFNNIDSRLGDDLKLEFRKGSKLSVAASAFSIYAFEALRKELKSVEELRFIFTTPTFLEEKSKPKLREFYIPNIRKESDLCGGEFELRLKNEMTQRAISRECAQWVKDKAVFKTNTLGNSPMNSLIHVDNGPEDSASYSGFAGFTSPDLGFTSRKGHRSMITKVNYPMAEGYLEWFDEIWNNDENTDLVTESVLRYLAGAYQENSPEFVYFVTLYNIFRDFLSDLSLDNLPNDSIGFKETVIWNRLYNFQQDAVIGGINKLEKYNGCIIADSVGLGKTFTALGIIKYYEKRNKDVLVLCPKKLEANWNTYRHNDKNNILGKDRFRYDVLFHTDLSRDKGTSNGRNLESVNWGNYGLVVIDESHNFRNNNTVVGKENRYQKLLRKIVQEGIETKVLMLSATPVNNRFNDLRNQLALAYEGAAGQIDEKLDTDLGIELVFRRAQQAFNSWSKLPTEERTSDRLLEALDFDFFQILDSLTIARSRKHITNYYDTAAIGKFPQRNKPISIYSPLKEGTELNYKHIADWLEFLNLSIYSPLNYILPSKIPFYAEKYDKRVKSGTFKQRDREKSLQLLMRINLLKRIESSVDSFALTLLNIRALIEEGLGAIARGDANTYSGLPADPTSEEFDWEPDWGEEENVFGSKVKVHIADMDKVRWQEDLSADLLVINELLKEIELLRGKCDLKLGKLRKIIVDKIQNPANAGNKKVIVFTAFADTANYIYSELKDYFRNEYGLNTALITGSKRACSSKTVPSDLNTLLTCFSPRSKGKAIIYPDIQEEIDILIATDCISEGQNLQDCDYLINYDIHWNPVRIIQRFGRIDRIGSANDTITMVNFWPDVTLDAYINLKQRVENKMAISNLASTGDDNILNADEKDLEYRKIQLKRLQEEVVDLEDLREGVSITDLGLNDFRVDLANFVKIYPNPDSIPLGLHAVTPASDVDQRGVIFVLKNISDSVDKDKLNRLAPYYVVYIQENENVLHGYLEAKKSLDMLRLLCKGKTEPLKELCKQLNLETRDFRDMHDYSQLLQKSIRSILKTGDEKEVLSLFKAGGTATIGMPKGIEDFTLVSFVIVK encoded by the coding sequence ATGAAAATATTCAATAACATAGATAGTCGGCTGGGAGACGATCTGAAGCTTGAATTCAGAAAGGGTAGTAAGCTAAGTGTAGCAGCGTCTGCTTTTTCAATCTATGCGTTTGAAGCACTAAGGAAAGAGCTGAAAAGCGTTGAAGAGCTTCGGTTTATTTTTACAACTCCCACTTTTCTGGAGGAGAAGTCTAAACCAAAGCTGCGGGAATTTTACATTCCGAACATCCGGAAAGAGTCTGATTTGTGTGGTGGTGAGTTTGAGTTACGGTTAAAAAACGAGATGACTCAGAGAGCCATCTCACGGGAGTGCGCCCAGTGGGTTAAGGACAAAGCTGTGTTTAAAACAAACACCCTTGGTAATTCGCCTATGAATAGCCTGATTCACGTTGATAATGGGCCTGAAGATAGTGCATCCTATTCAGGATTTGCTGGATTTACATCTCCCGACCTGGGTTTTACTTCCCGGAAAGGCCATCGCTCAATGATAACAAAAGTCAACTACCCCATGGCCGAAGGCTATTTGGAATGGTTTGACGAGATATGGAATAACGATGAAAATACGGATCTAGTAACGGAAAGCGTGCTCCGTTATCTGGCGGGAGCTTATCAGGAGAACAGTCCGGAATTTGTCTATTTTGTAACGCTCTACAATATTTTTCGCGACTTCCTCAGTGACTTGTCGCTGGACAATCTACCAAATGACAGCATCGGTTTTAAAGAAACCGTCATATGGAATAGGCTGTATAATTTTCAGCAGGATGCTGTCATTGGTGGAATTAACAAGCTGGAAAAGTACAACGGCTGTATCATCGCCGACAGTGTGGGCCTGGGGAAAACTTTTACAGCTCTGGGGATTATCAAATACTACGAGAAGCGAAATAAAGATGTTCTGGTATTATGCCCTAAAAAGCTTGAGGCCAACTGGAACACCTACCGCCACAACGATAAAAACAATATCTTGGGTAAAGATCGCTTCCGATACGACGTTTTGTTTCACACAGATTTATCGCGAGACAAAGGAACTAGCAATGGTAGGAATCTTGAAAGTGTTAACTGGGGGAACTATGGCCTGGTAGTCATTGATGAATCACACAATTTTCGTAACAACAACACAGTCGTAGGGAAAGAAAACCGCTATCAAAAATTGCTTCGGAAGATTGTTCAGGAGGGTATTGAAACGAAAGTATTGATGCTTTCGGCCACTCCTGTCAACAACCGCTTTAACGATCTGCGTAATCAGCTTGCCCTGGCCTATGAGGGTGCAGCAGGGCAAATTGATGAGAAACTGGATACAGACCTTGGAATCGAACTGGTCTTCCGGCGGGCACAGCAGGCTTTCAACAGTTGGTCTAAACTACCTACCGAAGAAAGAACCTCAGACCGGCTGTTGGAAGCGCTAGATTTTGATTTTTTCCAAATATTGGACAGTTTGACGATTGCTCGGTCCCGAAAACATATAACCAATTATTACGACACAGCAGCAATCGGAAAATTTCCTCAACGGAATAAACCAATCTCGATTTACAGCCCACTAAAAGAAGGAACGGAGTTAAATTACAAACATATCGCCGATTGGTTAGAGTTTCTGAATCTTTCTATTTACTCACCTTTAAATTATATTCTGCCAAGCAAAATTCCGTTTTACGCGGAGAAATATGATAAGCGCGTAAAGTCGGGAACCTTCAAGCAAAGGGACCGTGAAAAGAGCTTGCAACTCTTGATGCGCATCAATCTTTTAAAGCGAATAGAAAGTTCCGTCGATTCTTTTGCTCTGACTCTCCTGAATATTCGTGCGCTAATTGAAGAAGGTTTAGGCGCAATTGCGCGGGGGGATGCTAACACGTATTCAGGCCTTCCGGCAGACCCTACATCTGAAGAGTTCGATTGGGAGCCGGATTGGGGAGAAGAGGAAAATGTTTTCGGGAGCAAGGTGAAAGTTCATATCGCTGATATGGATAAAGTAAGATGGCAGGAAGACCTCTCTGCTGATCTCTTGGTAATCAATGAACTCCTGAAAGAAATCGAATTACTGAGAGGGAAATGTGATCTGAAGCTAGGCAAGCTTAGAAAGATTATTGTGGATAAGATCCAAAATCCGGCTAATGCCGGGAACAAAAAAGTGATCGTATTTACCGCTTTTGCAGACACAGCAAATTATATTTATTCAGAGCTGAAAGATTATTTTAGGAATGAGTATGGCCTGAATACCGCTCTAATCACGGGATCAAAACGTGCTTGTTCATCGAAGACTGTTCCGTCTGATCTGAATACGCTATTGACTTGCTTTTCCCCACGCTCAAAAGGGAAGGCAATCATTTATCCCGATATTCAGGAAGAAATCGATATTCTGATTGCAACAGATTGCATTTCGGAAGGCCAGAACTTACAGGATTGTGATTACCTGATTAATTACGATATTCATTGGAACCCCGTTCGTATCATTCAGCGGTTTGGTCGTATTGATAGGATTGGCTCAGCGAACGACACCATCACCATGGTTAATTTCTGGCCGGACGTTACACTGGACGCCTATATTAATCTCAAGCAGCGCGTTGAGAATAAAATGGCCATCAGTAACCTCGCCAGCACAGGCGATGACAATATACTCAATGCCGATGAGAAAGATCTGGAATACAGAAAAATCCAACTGAAAAGGCTGCAAGAAGAAGTTGTTGACCTGGAAGATCTTCGTGAAGGGGTCAGTATAACTGATCTTGGATTAAATGATTTTAGGGTGGATCTGGCTAATTTCGTTAAAATATATCCCAATCCCGACTCTATTCCCTTGGGATTGCATGCGGTTACGCCAGCAAGTGATGTCGATCAACGCGGGGTGATTTTTGTTTTAAAGAACATAAGTGATTCTGTAGACAAGGATAAACTGAACCGATTAGCCCCGTATTACGTGGTGTACATTCAGGAAAATGAGAATGTATTACATGGCTATTTAGAAGCGAAGAAATCATTGGATATGCTACGGCTACTTTGCAAGGGCAAAACTGAACCGTTGAAGGAACTTTGCAAGCAGCTTAATCTGGAAACACGGGATTTCCGCGATATGCACGACTATTCCCAGTTATTGCAGAAAAGTATCCGTTCCATTCTGAAAACTGGAGATGAGAAAGAGGTACTTAGCCTATTTAAAGCAGGTGGAACTGCAACAATAGGAATGCCCAAGGGAATTGAAGATTTTACCCTTGTAAGTTTTGTTATCGTGAAATGA